One window from the genome of Micromonospora aurantiaca ATCC 27029 encodes:
- a CDS encoding dienelactone hydrolase family protein: MREVSVPVVDGGLVGDVVVPAGAGGVVLFAHGSGSSRHSPRNMAVGRALNERGLGTMLVDLLTADEEARDEITAELRFDIGMLAERLAGIVDWMGSDPELGRLSIGLFGASTGAAAALVAAAARPDRAGAVVSRGGRPDLAGSSLTAVRAPTLLLVGGLDEQVIALNEQARDALGEVAELRIVPGATHLFEEPGTLEQVADQAGTWFTTHLRQPHPA, from the coding sequence ATGCGTGAGGTTTCGGTGCCTGTGGTGGACGGCGGGCTCGTCGGGGACGTGGTGGTGCCGGCGGGAGCCGGTGGGGTGGTGCTGTTCGCGCACGGGAGCGGCAGCTCGCGGCACAGCCCGCGCAACATGGCCGTCGGGCGTGCACTCAACGAGCGCGGGCTCGGCACGATGCTCGTCGACCTGCTGACCGCCGACGAGGAGGCCCGGGACGAGATCACCGCCGAGCTGCGCTTCGACATCGGCATGCTGGCCGAGCGCCTCGCCGGGATCGTCGACTGGATGGGCTCCGACCCGGAGCTGGGGAGGCTCTCGATCGGGCTGTTCGGCGCCAGCACCGGCGCCGCCGCCGCGCTGGTCGCCGCCGCGGCCCGGCCGGACCGGGCGGGCGCTGTGGTCTCCCGCGGCGGCCGGCCCGATCTGGCCGGCAGCTCACTGACTGCGGTACGCGCACCGACGCTCCTGCTCGTCGGCGGCCTGGACGAGCAGGTGATCGCACTCAACGAGCAGGCCCGGGACGCGCTGGGCGAGGTCGCCGAGCTGCGGATCGTGCCCGGCGCCACGCACCTGTTCGAGGAGCCCGGCACGCTGGAGCAGGTGGCCGACCAGGCAGGTACGTGGTTCACCACGCACCTGCGCCAGCCGCACCCCGCCTGA
- a CDS encoding antitoxin, which produces MSDFMDKAKDFADKHDKQVDQGIEKAGDAADKRTGGKYDNQIDKGVDMAQQRTGEGDTGR; this is translated from the coding sequence ATGAGCGACTTCATGGACAAGGCCAAGGACTTCGCGGACAAGCACGACAAGCAGGTCGACCAGGGCATCGAGAAGGCGGGTGACGCTGCGGACAAGCGCACCGGCGGCAAGTACGACAACCAGATCGACAAGGGCGTCGACATGGCGCAGCAGCGCACCGGCGAAGGCGACACCGGTCGCTGA
- a CDS encoding type VII secretion protein EccE yields the protein MTQLQAPPGRTATTPAVPPDRPVTPADKRRRGRLGPVVVGQLVVVECAALAVWFATAGPAWLLAVVAVLALLAVAAAFARRGGRWWYEDLMLRRRLRRRRDRARGAAPGGDPRLAALAPELTVVELTERGTRLGIGQDDRGWFAALALTGRPGAPAGSIEAAVVDRVLAVLADFSGPVTQTQVVSHTLVWYPAPGAPPSAYRTVWVALRLSVSDARAEAVSRGGGLRGVHRTVAAGVGRLGKALNAAGLGHRVLDRNELHAAVVSGAGLDLAPESPVETWTSLRGGGWTQRCLALRVRPNGSLGALVDAVTATSAPSHTVAAVVLPGGRRVPPLLRVAAMDGHAEALVKAVREMARRAGVPARPLDGQHGPGVYATAPVGTAMGTVTVEG from the coding sequence ATGACGCAGCTCCAGGCGCCACCCGGTCGTACCGCCACCACTCCCGCCGTACCGCCGGACCGGCCGGTCACCCCGGCCGACAAGCGCCGCCGGGGACGCCTCGGCCCGGTCGTGGTCGGGCAGCTCGTGGTGGTGGAGTGCGCGGCGCTCGCGGTCTGGTTCGCCACCGCCGGCCCGGCGTGGCTGCTCGCGGTGGTCGCCGTCCTGGCGCTGCTGGCGGTGGCCGCGGCGTTCGCGCGCCGGGGCGGCCGCTGGTGGTACGAGGACCTGATGCTCCGCCGCCGGCTGCGCCGGCGCCGCGACCGCGCCCGGGGCGCGGCGCCCGGTGGTGACCCGAGACTGGCCGCGCTCGCCCCGGAGCTGACAGTGGTGGAGCTGACCGAGCGCGGCACCCGGCTCGGCATCGGGCAGGACGACCGGGGCTGGTTCGCCGCGCTGGCGCTGACCGGCCGGCCCGGCGCGCCCGCCGGCTCGATCGAGGCGGCGGTGGTGGACCGCGTGCTCGCGGTGCTCGCCGACTTCTCCGGCCCGGTCACCCAGACCCAGGTCGTCTCGCACACCCTGGTCTGGTACCCGGCGCCCGGCGCGCCGCCGTCCGCGTACCGGACCGTGTGGGTGGCGCTGCGCCTGTCGGTGTCCGACGCGCGGGCCGAGGCGGTGAGCCGGGGCGGCGGCCTGCGCGGCGTGCACCGCACGGTGGCGGCCGGGGTGGGCCGGCTCGGCAAGGCGCTCAACGCCGCCGGCCTCGGTCACCGGGTGCTCGACCGGAACGAGCTGCACGCGGCGGTGGTGTCCGGGGCCGGGCTCGACCTGGCACCGGAGTCCCCGGTGGAGACGTGGACCAGCCTGCGCGGGGGCGGCTGGACGCAGCGCTGCCTGGCCCTGCGGGTACGCCCCAACGGCTCACTCGGCGCGCTGGTCGACGCGGTCACCGCCACCTCCGCGCCCTCGCACACGGTCGCCGCCGTGGTGCTCCCGGGCGGCCGGCGGGTGCCGCCGCTGCTGCGGGTGGCAGCCATGGACGGGCACGCCGAGGCGCTGGTGAAGGCGGTCCGCGAGATGGCGCGGCGCGCGGGCGTGCCGGCCCGCCCGCTGGACGGCCAGCACGGCCCCGGCGTCTACGCCACCGCGCCGGTCGGCACCGCGATGGGGACCGTCACGGTCGAAGGTTGA
- a CDS encoding WXG100 family type VII secretion target codes for MSEYTRRYEHVSHEELYQGVNAGDPKQIEALSAQWTSLKGTLDDLGRDLTADLEALAKTWTGDAAREFHRRLDMVVRYSGNLAEGMTGIRQGLDMMSSELRAAQSKAESPEKTDDNDKLLSGAGKGFLIGGAPGAVIGGIVGHQQDKAEQEKAHQRMVQVVAKLAEGYDFSAYGRIVVPDPPETELPGHTGNGDPTLQNGPSVKTPSSGPSLGSFGPGANATATTSGVHHTAPTGGTPGEGTPGAGTPGGQPGAGAPGSVPTGGTVDPTGTSLAGAAPLTSTAGGPTIGGGPGFGPGGAGPTTMSAGGPGGGLYGAPGVLSTGSLAGTGANSASSARFGGMSGAENRSAAGTGRLTSGRGLVVDAGSKSAERTGGATGRPAMAGRSGVLGGRGGHGDDESDGRLTWLTEDEMVWGDGDAAPPPVLGGN; via the coding sequence GTGTCTGAGTACACCCGGCGCTACGAGCACGTCAGTCACGAGGAGCTCTACCAGGGCGTCAATGCCGGCGACCCGAAGCAGATCGAGGCGCTCAGCGCCCAGTGGACCTCCCTCAAGGGCACGCTCGACGATCTCGGCCGCGACCTGACCGCCGACCTGGAGGCGCTGGCGAAGACCTGGACCGGCGACGCCGCGCGGGAGTTCCACCGCCGGCTGGACATGGTCGTCCGCTACTCCGGCAACCTCGCCGAGGGCATGACGGGTATCCGACAGGGCCTCGACATGATGTCCAGCGAGCTGCGGGCCGCGCAGTCCAAGGCGGAGAGCCCGGAGAAGACCGACGACAACGACAAGCTGCTCTCCGGCGCCGGCAAGGGCTTCCTGATCGGCGGCGCACCCGGCGCGGTGATCGGCGGGATCGTCGGCCACCAGCAGGACAAGGCCGAGCAGGAGAAGGCGCACCAGCGGATGGTGCAGGTCGTGGCCAAGCTCGCCGAGGGCTACGACTTCTCGGCGTACGGCCGGATCGTCGTACCGGACCCGCCGGAGACCGAGCTGCCCGGCCACACCGGCAACGGTGACCCGACCCTGCAGAACGGGCCGTCGGTGAAGACGCCGTCGTCCGGCCCGAGCCTGGGCAGCTTCGGCCCGGGCGCCAACGCCACCGCCACCACGTCGGGCGTGCACCACACGGCCCCGACCGGCGGCACGCCGGGCGAGGGCACACCGGGTGCGGGCACTCCGGGCGGCCAGCCGGGCGCGGGCGCTCCGGGTTCGGTGCCGACCGGCGGCACCGTCGACCCGACTGGCACCTCGCTGGCCGGCGCCGCGCCGCTGACCAGCACCGCGGGCGGTCCGACGATCGGCGGCGGCCCGGGCTTCGGTCCCGGCGGCGCCGGACCGACGACGATGAGCGCCGGCGGACCGGGTGGCGGGCTCTACGGCGCCCCCGGTGTGCTGAGCACCGGCTCGCTCGCGGGCACCGGCGCCAACTCGGCGTCCTCGGCCCGCTTCGGCGGCATGTCCGGCGCGGAGAACCGCTCGGCGGCCGGCACGGGCCGGCTCACCTCCGGCCGTGGCCTCGTGGTCGACGCCGGGAGCAAGTCCGCCGAGCGCACCGGCGGCGCCACCGGGCGGCCCGCGATGGCCGGCCGCAGCGGCGTGCTGGGTGGGCGCGGCGGCCACGGCGACGACGAGTCCGACGGCCGGCTGACCTGGCTCACCGAGGACGAGATGGTCTGGGGCGACGGAGACGCCGCTCCGCCGCCGGTGCTCGGCGGCAACTGA
- the trxA gene encoding thioredoxin: MPQDTGTGRLNPVTDDTFAATVLAADRPVVVDFWAEWCPPCRVVSKHLAELAEEFGDALRFVTLNTDENPATARAHRIMSAPTMLVFRGGEVVGSIVGSRPKDHLRRSFAQHVDG, encoded by the coding sequence ATGCCTCAGGACACGGGGACCGGCCGGCTGAACCCGGTCACCGACGACACCTTCGCGGCCACAGTGCTGGCCGCCGACCGGCCGGTGGTGGTGGACTTCTGGGCCGAGTGGTGCCCGCCGTGCCGGGTGGTGTCGAAGCACCTGGCCGAGCTGGCCGAGGAGTTCGGTGACGCGCTGCGCTTCGTCACCCTCAACACCGACGAGAACCCGGCCACCGCGCGCGCCCACCGGATCATGTCCGCGCCGACCATGCTGGTGTTCCGGGGCGGCGAGGTGGTCGGCTCGATCGTCGGCTCCCGCCCCAAGGACCACCTGCGGCGCAGCTTCGCGCAGCACGTGGACGGCTGA
- a CDS encoding YkvA family protein has product MSREAWVLVVLAAVLAAAMLAGAVLLAIRVVRTRRMLGALGAGGKVAFYGALIYTILPVDLLPDPIYLDDMGVLAGALFYLGRLVAKHRAEQRAAGESPVATLPPGAAPRR; this is encoded by the coding sequence GTGTCCCGTGAAGCCTGGGTGCTGGTCGTCCTCGCCGCCGTCCTCGCGGCGGCCATGCTGGCCGGGGCGGTGCTGCTCGCCATCCGGGTGGTCCGCACCCGCCGCATGCTCGGCGCGCTCGGCGCCGGCGGCAAGGTCGCGTTCTACGGCGCGCTGATCTACACGATCCTGCCGGTGGACCTGCTTCCCGACCCGATCTACCTGGACGACATGGGCGTGCTGGCCGGCGCACTGTTCTACCTGGGCCGGCTGGTCGCCAAGCACCGCGCCGAGCAGCGGGCCGCCGGGGAGTCCCCGGTGGCGACGTTGCCGCCCGGCGCGGCGCCCCGCCGCTGA
- the eccB gene encoding type VII secretion protein EccB, producing the protein MRTRRDQVQAYRFVTRRIVSALLSGDPETNDLPMRRLGMAVFGSVIAAAVVLGGVGAYGQLTSNSAPLEPNTLVIERETGATYYFGEDKVLRPTLNYASARLIVNDAAAQPRTMSQASIKDRPRGRLVGIVGAPDDLPDRKSLVGLPWSVCDVPDPNDPQRSTTHLVIDRALPGGTALTDRAVVVRTGDARYLLTGGSRLRVAGDEQALVALKMAGATNLTVGQQLLNAVPAGPVLRKPAIAGDGGASGLTVADRPARIGQVYQAAGQYYVLTRQGLATVREVTALLLLGGGGEVTQITPDEAGRLLTDQRLDADGLPARLPTLHEVRPGRTVLCATYRPGPAGQPPTTTLEVFDSPPAELTSATAMPARQGARDAVRTAESVLLPGGKGVLVQATAGESGKAAAGSTVYLITAQGIRYPLGTAGGDAKSALGYGDVTPLAVPASLLALVPTGPTLSREDAMTYFDASTPPGATATPSAGGAEAQVQGG; encoded by the coding sequence ATGCGGACCCGCCGCGATCAGGTGCAGGCGTACCGCTTCGTCACCCGCCGCATCGTCTCGGCGCTGCTCTCCGGTGATCCGGAGACAAACGACCTGCCGATGCGCCGCCTCGGCATGGCGGTGTTCGGCAGCGTCATCGCGGCCGCAGTGGTGCTCGGCGGCGTGGGCGCGTACGGCCAGCTCACCAGCAACTCCGCGCCGCTGGAGCCGAACACGCTGGTGATCGAGCGGGAGACCGGCGCGACGTACTACTTCGGCGAGGACAAGGTGCTGCGCCCGACGCTCAACTACGCCTCGGCGCGGCTGATCGTCAACGACGCCGCGGCGCAGCCGCGCACCATGTCCCAGGCGTCGATCAAGGACCGTCCACGCGGGCGGCTGGTCGGCATCGTCGGCGCCCCGGACGACCTGCCGGATCGCAAATCGCTGGTCGGGCTCCCCTGGTCGGTGTGCGACGTGCCGGACCCGAACGACCCGCAGCGCTCCACCACCCACCTGGTGATCGACCGCGCGCTGCCCGGCGGCACGGCGCTCACCGACCGGGCCGTGGTGGTGCGGACCGGCGACGCGCGTTACCTGCTCACCGGTGGTTCCCGGCTGCGGGTGGCCGGTGACGAGCAGGCGCTGGTGGCGTTGAAGATGGCCGGCGCGACGAACCTGACCGTCGGGCAGCAACTGCTGAACGCGGTGCCGGCCGGGCCGGTGCTGCGCAAGCCGGCGATCGCCGGGGACGGCGGCGCGAGCGGGCTCACAGTGGCCGACCGGCCGGCCCGGATCGGCCAGGTCTACCAGGCCGCCGGCCAGTACTACGTGCTCACCCGGCAGGGCCTGGCGACAGTCCGCGAGGTCACCGCGCTGCTGCTGCTCGGCGGGGGTGGCGAGGTGACGCAGATCACTCCGGATGAGGCGGGCCGGCTCCTCACCGACCAGCGGCTGGACGCGGACGGCCTGCCGGCCCGGCTGCCGACGCTGCACGAGGTCCGTCCGGGACGGACGGTGCTCTGCGCCACCTACCGGCCCGGCCCGGCCGGTCAGCCGCCGACCACCACGCTGGAGGTCTTCGACTCCCCGCCGGCCGAGCTGACCTCGGCGACCGCGATGCCCGCGCGGCAGGGCGCCCGGGACGCGGTACGCACCGCCGAGAGCGTGCTGCTGCCCGGCGGCAAGGGCGTGCTGGTGCAGGCCACGGCCGGGGAGAGCGGCAAGGCGGCGGCCGGTTCGACTGTCTACCTGATCACCGCGCAGGGCATCCGCTATCCGCTCGGCACCGCCGGGGGCGACGCGAAGAGCGCGCTCGGGTACGGCGACGTGACGCCGCTCGCCGTACCCGCCTCGCTGCTGGCGCTGGTGCCGACCGGACCGACGCTGTCCCGCGAGGATGCGATGACCTACTTCGATGCGTCGACGCCTCCGGGGGCCACCGCGACACCGTCGGCCGGTGGCGCGGAGGCGCAGGTCCAGGGCGGTTGA
- a CDS encoding C39 family peptidase gives MNPIIRKCVLSVAGLAAAGGAVAGPAAAAHAAPVKGKGDRAADYEYQAQPNFFYCGPASTRIALSAEGKDVSQDELAAKLGTTENGTDSAIDITRVLNEYTGGKYRTTEIRDDVATREQVDRLRTDIRTAVDDDRPVVANILGGARDVDGVEHSYPGHYVTVVRYEGDGDRVLIADPARPDVPTYWMDVTELANWIAGRGYSS, from the coding sequence ATGAACCCGATCATCCGTAAGTGTGTGCTGTCCGTCGCCGGTCTGGCCGCGGCCGGCGGTGCAGTCGCCGGTCCGGCCGCCGCCGCCCACGCCGCCCCGGTCAAGGGCAAGGGTGACCGCGCCGCCGACTACGAGTACCAGGCGCAGCCGAACTTCTTCTACTGCGGTCCCGCCTCGACCCGGATCGCGCTGTCGGCCGAGGGCAAGGACGTGAGCCAGGACGAGCTGGCCGCCAAGCTCGGTACCACCGAGAACGGCACCGACTCGGCCATCGACATCACCCGGGTCCTGAACGAGTACACAGGTGGCAAGTACCGGACCACCGAGATCCGCGACGACGTGGCCACCCGGGAGCAGGTCGACCGCCTGCGCACGGACATCCGTACCGCTGTGGACGACGACCGGCCCGTGGTGGCGAACATCCTGGGCGGCGCCCGGGACGTCGACGGGGTGGAGCACAGCTACCCCGGCCACTACGTGACAGTCGTGCGGTACGAGGGCGACGGCGACCGGGTGCTGATCGCGGACCCGGCCCGGCCGGACGTGCCGACGTACTGGATGGACGTGACCGAGCTGGCCAACTGGATCGCCGGCCGCGGTTACAGCTCCTGA
- a CDS encoding MerR family transcriptional regulator, translated as MRIGELAQRAGTSTRTLRYYEAHGLVRPNRSANGYRVYDEAELRVVREIRSLLAIGFGLDDIRPFVACLRAGNDSGDVCPDSVAVLRRKLAEVDDYLDRLGDVRRRLHDQLAHAIAQREETCLRTRGPAG; from the coding sequence ATGCGGATCGGGGAGCTGGCGCAGCGGGCCGGTACGAGCACCCGCACCCTGCGCTACTACGAGGCCCACGGGCTGGTCCGGCCGAACCGGTCCGCCAACGGGTACCGGGTCTACGACGAGGCGGAACTACGTGTCGTCCGTGAGATCCGCTCCCTGCTGGCGATCGGCTTCGGCCTGGACGACATCCGCCCGTTCGTCGCCTGCCTGCGCGCCGGAAACGACTCCGGTGACGTCTGCCCCGATTCGGTGGCGGTGCTGCGGCGCAAGCTCGCCGAGGTGGACGACTACCTCGACCGGCTGGGTGACGTCCGCCGCCGGCTGCACGACCAGCTCGCCCACGCGATCGCCCAACGGGAGGAAACATGCCTCAGGACACGGGGACCGGCCGGCTGA
- a CDS encoding AI-2E family transporter: protein MDDDAGIPGRAPTAGPRQTWAGLPWPVRTAVTWSACLLVVTAGLWLLGQIAVLLAPLAVALAGTLFLAALLDPVLVRLRRLRVPAGLAALLSILLLLGILGGAGVLVWNLTASQFGELSQQLDEGLQRTRDFVTSSLPVTDQQLDRLVEQIRQGLSSGAPDPVAGARKVAEVAGAVLLALVLLFFLLKDGRSMWRWVLRRLTGPRRALTAEAGRAGWRTLGAYSRGTMIIAAIDAIGIGLALVVLRVPLALPLALITFLGGFVPIIGATVAGAVAVLVALAANGPTTALLTLAAVIAVQQIEGNLLEPLVMRRQVQLHPAVILVVVTAGTLVAGVAGAFVSVPIAAVLWRVLDTVQRHRAAERSGSDVPAPTADPGRAAEAAG, encoded by the coding sequence GTGGACGACGACGCTGGTATACCCGGGCGGGCACCGACCGCCGGACCGCGGCAGACCTGGGCCGGACTGCCCTGGCCGGTACGGACGGCGGTCACCTGGAGCGCCTGCCTGCTGGTGGTGACGGCCGGGCTGTGGCTGCTGGGGCAGATCGCCGTGCTGCTCGCGCCGCTTGCGGTGGCGCTGGCCGGCACACTCTTCCTCGCCGCGCTGCTCGATCCGGTCCTGGTACGCCTGCGCCGGCTGCGGGTGCCGGCCGGGCTCGCCGCGCTGCTGAGCATCCTGCTGCTGCTCGGCATCCTGGGCGGTGCCGGCGTCCTGGTCTGGAACCTCACGGCGAGCCAGTTCGGCGAGCTGAGCCAGCAGCTCGACGAGGGGTTGCAGCGCACCCGCGACTTCGTCACGTCCAGCCTGCCGGTCACCGACCAGCAGCTCGACCGGCTCGTGGAGCAGATCCGGCAGGGCCTGAGCAGCGGTGCGCCCGACCCGGTCGCCGGGGCACGCAAGGTCGCCGAGGTCGCGGGCGCGGTGCTGCTCGCCCTGGTGCTGCTGTTCTTCCTGCTCAAGGACGGCCGCTCGATGTGGCGCTGGGTGCTGCGCCGGCTGACCGGCCCGCGCCGGGCGCTGACCGCCGAGGCGGGACGGGCCGGCTGGCGGACGCTCGGCGCGTACAGCCGGGGCACGATGATCATCGCGGCCATCGACGCCATCGGCATCGGGCTGGCCCTGGTCGTGCTGCGTGTCCCGCTGGCCCTGCCGCTCGCCCTGATCACGTTCCTCGGCGGGTTCGTACCGATCATCGGCGCCACGGTGGCCGGTGCGGTGGCGGTGCTCGTCGCGCTCGCCGCGAACGGTCCCACCACCGCGCTGCTGACGCTGGCCGCGGTGATCGCCGTGCAGCAGATCGAGGGCAACCTGCTGGAACCACTGGTCATGCGGCGGCAGGTGCAGCTGCACCCGGCGGTCATCCTGGTCGTGGTCACCGCCGGCACGCTGGTGGCCGGGGTCGCCGGGGCGTTCGTGTCGGTGCCGATCGCGGCGGTGCTGTGGCGGGTGCTGGACACCGTGCAGCGGCACCGCGCCGCCGAGCGGAGCGGCTCCGACGTTCCCGCACCGACCGCCGACCCGGGCCGCGCCGCCGAGGCAGCCGGCTGA
- a CDS encoding pyridoxamine 5'-phosphate oxidase family protein, which yields MAARHRLDPSDERVARFFADRHLATLTTPRADGTPHVVPVGVTFDPAAGLARVITSAGSAKARHVAAGGPDGVPVAVCQVDGRWWLTVEGRAVLRRDPESVAEAERRYAERYRTPRPNPERVVIEIAVTGLLGSLPD from the coding sequence ATGGCGGCACGGCATCGGTTGGATCCGAGCGACGAACGGGTGGCCCGCTTCTTCGCGGATCGGCACCTCGCCACGCTCACCACACCGCGTGCCGACGGCACCCCGCACGTCGTACCCGTGGGGGTGACCTTCGACCCCGCGGCCGGGCTGGCCCGGGTGATCACCTCAGCCGGGTCGGCCAAGGCCCGGCACGTCGCGGCGGGCGGGCCGGACGGCGTCCCGGTCGCGGTGTGCCAGGTCGACGGCCGCTGGTGGCTGACCGTGGAGGGCCGGGCGGTGCTGCGCCGCGACCCGGAGTCGGTGGCCGAGGCCGAGCGCCGGTACGCCGAGCGCTATCGCACGCCGCGTCCGAATCCGGAGCGGGTGGTCATCGAGATCGCGGTGACGGGGCTGCTGGGAAGCCTGCCCGACTGA